Below is a genomic region from Lampris incognitus isolate fLamInc1 chromosome 2, fLamInc1.hap2, whole genome shotgun sequence.
ATATTTTTTTTAGGGGGAGGggattttctcctcaattgtatccagccaattaccccactcttctgagccatcctggtcgctgctccaccccctctgccaatccaaggtaggctgtagactaccacattcctcctccgatacatgtggagtcgccagccacttcttttcacctgacagtgaggagtttcaccagaaggacgtagcgtgtgggaggatcacgctattccccccggttccccctcccccctgaacaggcccccaaccaaccagaggagatgccagtgcacgaccaggacacatacccacatccgacttcccacatccaacttcccactagcagacatggccaattatgtctttagggacgcctaattaagccggaggtaacacggggattcaaaccagtgattcctcgtgttggtaggcaacggaatagactgccacgctacccggatgcccagacaAATAGATATTAATGAAGGGATAAAGCGATCTTATCGAATGACCATGTAATAGTAACACAGAGCGGACACATACAAGGTCATAAATGTCAAAAATGTCATCATTAGTGCTGACCTTTATTTgcttttttgcttttttgttcTTCGTCATTGCTCTGGGTAACTCtggaattagaaaaaaaaacatgcaaaattGAGTCAAGTGATATATATCAATAGACAAACATttgataaaaagaaaaacaacaaaaagtatCTTCATTATACTAAAATTAAATACAAACACTTAAGGATTGCTGAGGTAATTACAAACTTGTTTACTTTTCTTTGCAGTTCATGCAAACTTACCTACAATGACAATGGGTGGGGAGTCTGAAACGTTCACTGGCATCAGTGGATTAGATGTGGTTTTTCTATCGGGGAGCGCATCTTCAAGGATCATGTGAGTGGAAACCAGGAAGTGGCCCATAACGGCAAAAACCAGGCAGCCTAGTGGTAG
It encodes:
- the asip1 gene encoding agouti signaling protein 1, which produces MHACLPLGCLVFAVMGHFLVSTHMILEDALPDRKTTSNPLMPVNVSDSPPIVIVELPRAMTKNKKAKKQIKNKLSVKKHPPPPPNCVPLWGSCKSPDNVCCEYCAFCQCRLFKTVCYCRMGNPRC